A section of the Gimesia chilikensis genome encodes:
- a CDS encoding alpha/beta hydrolase, producing the protein MNFRFTIALIACTLLAATQFAGFESSSPLRAAEQKQKKKANSPKTGWKPLKDAEFKVYKKTDQGDLHLNIFKPADWKPGDSRPAVVFFFGGGWRSGNPSQFEPHCRYLASRGMVACAAEYRIKSKHDTTPFECVADGKSAVRWIREHAAELGIDPNRIVAGGGSAGGHVAACTGTVTGFDEPNENKKISSVPNAMALFNPVVDTTETGWKGGPQQLGERCKEISPIHFVRKGAPPTIIFHGTGDTTVLFENVERFNDQMKQKGNRCELIAYPDQPHGFFNLSRNKKNYEDTIVKLDAFLTSLGYLPPQK; encoded by the coding sequence ATGAATTTCCGTTTCACAATCGCGCTCATCGCTTGTACCCTCTTAGCCGCAACGCAATTCGCGGGCTTCGAGTCCTCTTCTCCCCTCCGGGCAGCAGAACAGAAACAGAAAAAGAAAGCCAACTCCCCCAAGACCGGCTGGAAACCGCTCAAGGATGCGGAATTCAAAGTCTATAAAAAAACCGACCAGGGCGATCTGCATCTGAATATTTTCAAACCCGCTGACTGGAAACCCGGCGACTCCCGTCCTGCGGTTGTCTTCTTCTTTGGAGGGGGCTGGCGGAGTGGAAATCCCAGTCAGTTTGAACCTCACTGCCGTTACCTCGCCTCGCGTGGCATGGTCGCCTGCGCGGCCGAATACCGCATCAAATCCAAGCACGACACCACCCCCTTCGAATGCGTCGCCGATGGTAAATCAGCCGTCCGCTGGATTCGCGAACACGCTGCAGAACTGGGAATTGACCCCAATCGCATCGTTGCCGGAGGCGGTTCGGCCGGTGGACACGTCGCCGCCTGCACGGGCACGGTAACTGGTTTCGATGAACCGAACGAAAACAAAAAGATCTCTTCCGTCCCCAATGCGATGGCTCTGTTCAACCCGGTCGTTGACACCACCGAAACCGGCTGGAAAGGGGGACCGCAACAGCTCGGAGAACGTTGCAAGGAAATCTCTCCCATCCATTTCGTGCGGAAGGGGGCCCCACCTACGATTATTTTCCACGGCACCGGCGACACAACAGTACTTTTCGAAAACGTCGAACGCTTTAATGATCAGATGAAGCAGAAAGGTAACCGCTGTGAGCTCATCGCTTACCCGGATCAACCGCACGGTTTCTTCAACCTGAGTCGTAACAAAAAGAACTACGAAGACACCATCGTGAAACTGGACGCGTTTCTGACCTCGCTGGGCTACCTGCCTCCTCAAAAATAA
- a CDS encoding sialate O-acetylesterase, with protein sequence MKIKLLLSVALFMGLFTVLSTTRAEEKASQLPPKEKFEIYLLIGQSNMAGRGKVDPATNKAHPRVLKLDKQGKWVPATDPLHFDKPKIAGVGPGSGFGPVIADAKPGVTIGLIPAAVGGTPLSRWVKGGDLYERAVKLAKENQKYGEIKGAIWHQGEGDSSNPKLYNSYQKRLSGMIADLRKDLNEPDMPFVMGELGEFFTRPGAETVNKSLHGIAETVPATAVASSKGLPAKSDQVHFNAEAEREFGKRYAAQMLKLQKQAAEK encoded by the coding sequence ATGAAAATTAAACTGCTGTTGAGTGTGGCCCTGTTCATGGGGCTGTTTACGGTTCTGAGTACAACCCGGGCGGAAGAGAAAGCGTCTCAGTTACCTCCCAAGGAAAAATTTGAAATCTATCTGCTGATCGGACAGTCAAATATGGCTGGTCGGGGGAAAGTCGATCCCGCGACTAACAAGGCACATCCCCGGGTGTTGAAACTCGACAAGCAGGGGAAATGGGTGCCAGCTACCGATCCTTTGCACTTCGATAAACCCAAGATTGCCGGCGTGGGGCCCGGTTCCGGATTTGGTCCCGTGATTGCTGATGCAAAGCCGGGTGTGACGATTGGTCTGATCCCCGCAGCCGTGGGCGGAACACCCCTCAGTCGCTGGGTCAAAGGGGGCGATCTGTATGAGCGTGCCGTCAAGCTGGCGAAAGAGAATCAGAAGTATGGCGAGATTAAAGGTGCGATCTGGCACCAGGGGGAAGGGGATTCTTCCAATCCCAAGCTGTATAACTCATACCAGAAGCGACTTTCGGGCATGATCGCGGATTTGCGCAAAGATCTGAACGAACCGGACATGCCGTTCGTTATGGGAGAACTGGGGGAGTTTTTCACACGCCCCGGTGCCGAGACCGTCAACAAGTCGCTGCATGGAATTGCAGAGACGGTGCCTGCTACCGCGGTGGCCTCTTCAAAAGGTCTGCCTGCGAAAAGCGATCAGGTGCACTTCAATGCGGAAGCAGAGCGAGAGTTCGGCAAGCGTTATGCGGCACAGATGCTGAAACTGCAGAAGCAGGCTGCTGAGAAGTAA
- a CDS encoding SDR family NAD(P)-dependent oxidoreductase encodes MSVSAFCDLTGKKAMVTGSSSGIGKAIALELAEAGADVLIHYRNSSQAAEAVVEEIRSRGRESEMLSLELAHQEKYDDFINRAFQKWGALDIWVNNAGVDLLTGDQAKLEYGAKLEKLFDIDVRGTVLLSREVGRRMIEQGHGCILNIGWDQSDRGMEGASGELFATSKNAIMGFSRSLAVSLAPKVRVNCIAPGWILTAWGESASEVWQERVKQETPMECWGTPQDIANMARFLCSREAAYITGQVINVNGGAVR; translated from the coding sequence GTGTCTGTCTCTGCGTTCTGCGATTTGACCGGTAAGAAAGCAATGGTGACCGGGTCCTCTTCGGGCATCGGAAAAGCCATTGCGCTGGAGCTGGCTGAGGCGGGGGCGGACGTGCTGATCCATTATCGGAATTCGTCTCAAGCAGCCGAGGCGGTGGTGGAAGAGATCCGGAGTCGCGGACGGGAATCGGAGATGCTCTCCCTCGAGCTGGCTCACCAGGAAAAGTATGACGATTTTATAAATCGAGCTTTTCAGAAATGGGGAGCATTGGACATTTGGGTAAATAACGCGGGCGTTGATCTGCTGACGGGAGATCAGGCCAAACTGGAGTATGGCGCGAAGCTCGAAAAACTGTTCGATATTGATGTGCGGGGAACCGTTCTGCTGTCGCGTGAAGTAGGGCGTCGCATGATCGAACAGGGTCATGGTTGTATACTGAATATCGGCTGGGACCAGTCGGATCGGGGAATGGAAGGGGCCAGTGGTGAGCTGTTCGCGACCAGTAAGAATGCCATCATGGGTTTCAGTCGTTCGCTGGCGGTCTCGCTGGCCCCCAAGGTTCGCGTGAACTGTATTGCCCCCGGCTGGATTCTGACGGCCTGGGGGGAATCGGCGAGTGAAGTCTGGCAGGAGCGGGTCAAACAGGAAACCCCGATGGAGTGCTGGGGAACTCCCCAGGACATCGCCAACATGGCGCGGTTTCTCTGCAGTCGGGAAGCGGCTTATATCACCGGTCAGGTCATCAATGTGAATGGGGGCGCCGTTCGCTGA
- a CDS encoding PVC-type heme-binding CxxCH protein: MTGLSPARLLASVLLFSAVCSLSPLAAAEIKPPRSLDPRIKIELFAAEPDIVTVTGLTVDQRGRVFVVESHTHFRPENYEGPKTDRIRLLEDTTGDGRADRIQTFYEGSTETMNVAAHPDGWIYVATRSSIFRLRDKDDDGKADLRQNLVQLETTATYPHNGFSGFAFDFFNNIYFGMGENEGADAELVGDFGNIYFTLGQNYGDDATLVGKGSIRIPALRGEGGVFRCRTDGSRLERIATGFWNPFHLCFDVYGRMFVGDNDPGNRPPCRLLTIVQGGDYGYRRRTLEPFIAVNAETPGTLPMTSSTGESPTGVISYESDQLPADYLGDLLVASWGEHRIDRYHLTPDGASFKTTTQPVIAGEEHFRPAGIAVGPDGCLYVGDWADRSYPLHGKGRVWKISTVKPELSPRDNQLTSPDWQQRQNAVRTLLAQKKPGIDKLQTALGNTDPRVRAGALNALTSVNRLTPALIADLLKDKEPGIREQAVTILPADQVDFAQVAREDQSPAVQAAALRRISNKQSLPLLCERLHSNDPFMQQAAREGLRQTLTNAELVELFSQNDDPAARLAAIFLLKESNTPADESLLKQALIDKNPDVRFVAVEWIGRDQLKQFRETLVADLASQATTPDLLKAYLASIAQLDGVMKDWTRGTTGDWWVTKSQAQQLAARLLDLPETSPEVLKQILLFLPAKHPALSEAKLITLTQSTDAGVRTEAIRSLRELNTNTARQQLLQLATNSKADAHLRAEAIIGLSATQPENVRPLLKLAADTNPTVANEALRTLRGASLSPSQQTTLKQLAVENNAAAALIQRILNQSPAETKPNRDELSAWMQTLAGPADPRAGQRLFFHPQGPGCFRCHQIDGRGQQVGPGLIRTNGRIALNRERLVEAIINPSKDIDPGFLPLTIVTIDGQTASGIYHKHNNKERSIYDSNGKIRSFKIDEIEEMVPSQTSIMPNGLVDQMTLQEFRDLIAYLLPESNSKSKPGSE, encoded by the coding sequence ATGACCGGTCTTTCCCCAGCCCGACTGTTGGCCTCCGTTCTCCTGTTCTCCGCTGTCTGCAGCCTCTCCCCCCTGGCAGCAGCGGAGATCAAACCGCCCCGCTCGCTTGATCCACGGATCAAGATCGAACTTTTCGCGGCCGAACCGGATATCGTCACTGTCACCGGTCTCACCGTCGACCAGCGGGGACGCGTCTTTGTCGTCGAAAGTCACACTCACTTTCGCCCCGAGAATTACGAGGGCCCCAAAACCGATCGGATTCGATTACTGGAGGACACCACAGGTGACGGTCGTGCCGACCGGATTCAGACGTTCTACGAAGGCTCGACCGAAACCATGAACGTCGCCGCCCATCCGGATGGCTGGATCTACGTCGCCACCCGCAGCTCCATTTTCAGACTGCGTGACAAAGATGACGACGGAAAAGCGGACCTCCGCCAGAATCTGGTTCAACTGGAAACCACAGCCACCTATCCACACAACGGCTTCTCAGGCTTTGCATTCGACTTCTTTAACAACATCTATTTCGGTATGGGAGAAAACGAAGGAGCCGACGCCGAACTCGTGGGTGACTTCGGCAACATTTATTTCACCCTCGGCCAGAATTACGGAGACGATGCAACACTCGTCGGCAAAGGCAGCATCCGCATTCCCGCCCTGCGGGGTGAAGGAGGCGTCTTCCGCTGTCGCACTGATGGCAGTCGCCTCGAACGTATTGCCACCGGCTTCTGGAACCCTTTCCACCTCTGCTTCGATGTCTACGGCCGCATGTTTGTTGGCGATAATGATCCCGGTAATCGTCCCCCCTGTCGCCTGCTGACCATCGTTCAGGGAGGTGACTACGGCTACCGGCGTCGTACACTCGAACCCTTTATCGCAGTCAATGCCGAAACACCGGGTACACTGCCCATGACCTCCTCTACCGGCGAGTCTCCTACGGGTGTCATCTCTTACGAATCGGACCAGCTCCCCGCCGACTATCTTGGCGACCTGCTCGTGGCCAGCTGGGGCGAACACCGTATTGACCGCTACCACCTCACCCCCGATGGTGCCTCGTTCAAAACCACCACACAACCGGTCATCGCCGGCGAGGAACACTTCCGTCCCGCGGGCATCGCCGTTGGTCCCGATGGCTGTCTGTATGTCGGCGACTGGGCCGATCGTTCTTACCCCCTGCATGGCAAAGGACGCGTCTGGAAGATCAGCACCGTAAAACCGGAGTTGTCTCCCCGCGACAACCAACTGACTTCCCCCGACTGGCAGCAACGCCAGAACGCGGTTCGCACCTTACTCGCGCAGAAGAAGCCTGGTATCGACAAGCTCCAAACTGCCCTCGGCAATACCGATCCTCGTGTTCGAGCCGGCGCCTTGAATGCCCTAACCAGCGTTAACAGACTGACGCCCGCACTCATCGCCGACCTGCTCAAAGACAAAGAACCCGGCATCCGCGAACAGGCGGTCACGATTCTTCCCGCCGACCAGGTCGACTTCGCACAGGTTGCCCGGGAAGATCAGTCCCCAGCTGTCCAGGCTGCAGCCCTCAGACGCATCTCAAACAAACAGAGCCTGCCTCTGCTATGCGAACGCCTACACAGCAACGACCCGTTCATGCAACAGGCCGCTCGCGAAGGGCTCCGACAAACACTGACCAACGCAGAGCTCGTTGAGCTGTTCTCCCAGAACGACGATCCCGCCGCCCGGCTGGCAGCAATCTTCCTGCTCAAAGAGAGCAACACCCCAGCCGATGAAAGCCTGCTGAAACAGGCCCTCATAGATAAAAATCCCGATGTGCGATTCGTCGCCGTCGAGTGGATCGGCCGCGATCAGCTTAAACAGTTCCGCGAAACACTGGTCGCTGACCTCGCCAGTCAGGCTACGACCCCCGACCTGCTCAAAGCCTACCTGGCTTCCATCGCGCAACTCGATGGCGTGATGAAAGACTGGACGCGGGGCACGACAGGCGACTGGTGGGTTACCAAATCACAGGCACAACAACTGGCCGCCCGCCTGCTGGATCTTCCCGAAACGTCGCCCGAAGTGTTAAAACAGATTCTGCTCTTCCTGCCCGCGAAACATCCCGCGTTAAGTGAAGCCAAACTGATCACGCTGACGCAATCCACTGACGCGGGAGTCCGTACCGAAGCCATCCGCAGTCTCCGCGAACTCAACACGAATACCGCGCGTCAGCAACTGCTGCAGCTCGCCACTAATTCAAAAGCCGACGCCCACCTCCGCGCGGAAGCCATCATCGGCCTCTCTGCCACTCAACCTGAGAATGTCAGACCCCTGCTCAAGTTGGCTGCTGACACCAACCCGACCGTCGCCAACGAAGCCCTGCGAACACTGCGTGGTGCTTCGCTCAGTCCATCACAACAGACAACGCTGAAACAGCTGGCTGTAGAGAACAACGCGGCCGCCGCTCTTATACAGCGGATTCTGAATCAAAGTCCTGCAGAAACAAAACCGAACCGGGACGAACTCTCCGCGTGGATGCAAACCCTCGCCGGTCCCGCAGACCCCCGCGCCGGTCAGCGTCTCTTCTTTCATCCCCAGGGCCCCGGCTGCTTCCGTTGCCATCAAATCGACGGTCGCGGACAACAGGTCGGCCCCGGTCTGATTCGCACCAATGGTCGCATCGCTTTGAACCGGGAACGTCTGGTCGAAGCGATCATCAATCCCAGTAAAGATATTGACCCCGGCTTTCTCCCGCTGACGATCGTCACCATCGATGGTCAGACCGCCTCGGGCATTTATCACAAGCACAATAATAAGGAGCGTTCGATTTACGACTCCAACGGGAAAATCCGCTCATTCAAAATCGACGAGATCGAAGAAATGGTCCCTTCCCAAACCTCGATCATGCCTAACGGCTTGGTGGACCAGATGACCCTCCAGGAATTTCGTGATCTAATTGCCTACCTGCTGCCGGAATCGAATTCGAAGTCGAAACCTGGTTCCGAGTAA
- a CDS encoding ArsR/SmtB family transcription factor has translation MATNLVDPPQEGTTQRFPTLPDHLEKNLVKVFKLLSDETRLRIMLYLAQEEELFVTALCERLNQSQPAVSHHLALLRDAGLIEARRDGKHNFYSICRTHFHAIMAELFNSFNDPNENIIRIDNFVLTQDLS, from the coding sequence ATGGCCACAAATCTTGTGGATCCGCCCCAGGAAGGAACGACCCAGCGTTTTCCGACGCTGCCAGATCATCTGGAGAAAAACCTCGTTAAAGTTTTCAAACTGCTGTCCGACGAAACGCGACTGCGGATTATGCTTTATCTGGCCCAGGAAGAAGAATTATTCGTAACTGCCTTGTGTGAAAGGCTGAATCAGAGCCAGCCGGCTGTGAGTCACCACCTCGCACTCCTTCGCGACGCAGGCTTAATTGAAGCACGCCGCGACGGCAAACACAACTTCTATTCGATCTGCCGGACCCATTTCCACGCGATCATGGCTGAACTGTTCAACAGTTTTAATGATCCCAATGAGAATATTATCCGCATCGATAATTTCGTCCTCACCCAGGACCTGAGCTGA